From Thermococcus sp., the proteins below share one genomic window:
- a CDS encoding cobyric acid synthase: MGKALMVQGTSSGAGKSLLVTALCRIFSNLGYDVVPFKSQNMSLNSAPSIEGGEISRAQYLQAIACRKKPSVKFNPILLKPEGNMRSQVVFMGKPIGSVSARDYMLSRKEEFFRKAMRVLDELKEKHDLVLIEGAGSPVEINLKDYDIANMRVAKHANARVILVTDIDRGGSFASIVGTMELLSKEERELVMGFVFNKFRGDASLLKPGFEYLEKRYGKPTLGVIPYVEHHLPEEDSLTQFPKVKGKLHIQIVKLPHISNFTDFEPLHWANGVDYVTRAEEIKGDVIIIPGSKNTVEDLLWMRENGIEEAIIQAHREGAFVVGICGGFQMLGEEIIDKVESKRGRVKGIGLLPAKTVFTREKRTNHLKAEVLWERAKGMVVEGYEIRMGRSVSERPFSVIT; the protein is encoded by the coding sequence ATGGGAAAGGCCTTGATGGTTCAGGGGACATCATCTGGGGCAGGTAAGTCTCTCCTTGTCACTGCATTATGCAGGATTTTCTCTAACCTCGGCTACGACGTCGTTCCCTTCAAGAGCCAGAACATGAGCCTCAATTCGGCGCCGAGCATCGAAGGTGGTGAGATAAGCCGCGCCCAGTACCTTCAGGCGATAGCCTGCAGAAAGAAGCCGAGCGTGAAGTTTAACCCAATCCTTCTCAAGCCCGAAGGAAACATGAGGAGCCAAGTCGTCTTCATGGGAAAACCCATAGGTAGTGTCTCAGCCAGAGACTACATGCTCTCGCGGAAGGAAGAGTTTTTCCGAAAGGCAATGAGGGTCCTCGACGAGCTGAAGGAGAAGCACGACCTCGTTCTAATCGAAGGCGCCGGCAGTCCAGTGGAGATAAACCTGAAGGACTACGACATAGCCAACATGCGAGTGGCAAAACACGCCAACGCGAGGGTTATCCTCGTTACTGATATTGATAGAGGGGGTAGTTTCGCCTCGATAGTCGGCACGATGGAGCTTCTGAGCAAAGAAGAGCGGGAACTTGTGATGGGCTTCGTCTTCAACAAGTTCCGCGGTGATGCGTCCCTCCTAAAGCCGGGCTTTGAGTACCTTGAGAAGCGCTACGGGAAGCCGACCCTTGGAGTTATCCCCTACGTTGAGCACCACCTACCAGAGGAAGACTCCTTAACTCAGTTCCCGAAGGTTAAGGGCAAGCTTCACATCCAGATAGTTAAGCTCCCTCACATAAGCAACTTCACCGATTTTGAACCGCTCCACTGGGCCAACGGCGTTGACTACGTTACCAGAGCCGAGGAAATAAAGGGCGACGTCATCATAATTCCCGGGAGCAAGAACACGGTTGAAGATTTACTCTGGATGCGCGAGAATGGCATTGAGGAGGCTATAATTCAGGCCCACCGCGAAGGGGCTTTCGTCGTCGGAATATGTGGCGGTTTCCAGATGCTTGGGGAGGAGATTATAGACAAGGTCGAATCGAAGCGCGGAAGGGTTAAGGGTATCGGACTCCTTCCAGCGAAAACCGTCTTCACGAGGGAAAAGCGGACGAACCATCTGAAGGCTGAAGTCCTCTGGGAGAGAGCTAAGGGAATGGTCGTTGAGGGCTACGAGATAAGGATGGGCCGTTCCGTCTCCGAGAGGCCGTTCTCAGTTATAACCT